The segment AGCCAGCCATCGGTTCATCGGTCGTCGGATTGGTGAACTTCTCGGACGGGATGACCTCCGGGTGGTCTCGTGTCATCTCGGCGGAAGCAATTCGCTTTCTGCTCTGGTGAATGGGAAGTCGATGGCCAACAGTCTGGGGATGAGCCCACAGTCCGGGTTGCCGCACAATAATCGTGTGGGTGACTTCGATCCGTTTGCTCTTCCCGTGTTAATGAGAGCGACAGGAAAATCGCTCGAAGAGTTACTGGAGGACCTCGCCAATAAAAGTGGGCTGCTCGGTTTGAGTGGCTTAAGTGGCGATGTTCGTGATCTGGAGGAAGCAGCAGCAGAAGGGCATGCTCGAGCCGAAATGGCTTTGAACACGTTCGCCGCTGCGATCAAACAGTATCTCGGTTCTTATCTCGCGTTTCTGGGAGGGGCCGACGCGATTGTCTTCACGGGTGGAATCGGTGAGAACAGTCAACGAATTCGAGAGCAGGTCTGCCGCAATATGGAATGGGCAGGCATTGTACTGGATGAAACCGCGAACCAGTCTGCAACTGAGGAATGCCGCATCTCTACACCAGAGAGCAAAACCCAGGTTTGGGTTATTCCGACAAACGAAGAAGTGGTTGTCGCTCGACAGACAGTCGAAACTCTCGAACAACATCAGAAGTAGTCCTAAGTTGGTTGTGTAAGCAATCAGAGGAGTCACCATGTTCCTGGCACGCATTACAGGCAGTCTTGTTTCTTCGCACAAAGTCGAAGTGATGACCGGGCAGAAACTGCTCATCGTCGAACCATTGCGGGTAAACGAGAAAGATCAATCTGATCTGCAACCCACTGGTCGCACCTTCGTGGTGGTTGACCCGTTAGGTGCAGGTGAGGGGGAAGTGGTGTTATGCGTTCAGGGTTCCAGTGCCCGGTTCACGAAGGAAACCAAACATCTACCGGTTGACGCCGCCATCGTGGGGATTGTTGATACGGTGCAGGTGGGAGGGAATACGGTGTTTAAAGGGAGCGAGTAAGGATGAGTATGCAAGGCAGTCAGTTACAGCTATCGGCTCCACCGACGGAAGCCGAAAAAGAAAATCAGACCCGAACGATTCAGGTCATCATTGCCGCGTTGATTATGGGATTCGTCACCGCAGGCGGGATATTTCTCTTTTTGGCAATGGGGGATAAAGAACTCTTAACCGATCCAAGTGAGTTCATGTTTCTGTTTGCAATCGCGTTTTCATCTATGTGCATTGTTGCCCGAGGGGTCGTGGGAGTCGTGATGCCCAAGGCGACGTTATCCCAGATCAAACATCTTGATCGGGAGGAACAGGAAGCTCGATTGTGGATGTCGTATCAACCTCTGGCGATTGTTAGAGGGGCTCTGCTGGAGGGGCCAGGTTTCTTCACCCTGACGATGTTTTTCGTTACGGGCAACCTGCTGCTTCTTTATGTGGCAATGGGATTATTGTTCCTGATGATTATCAGTTTTCCTTCCCGATTTAAAATTGATAACTGGGTGGAAGACAAACTGACACAACTTGACTTGAACCGCTAAGAATCAACTCCTTGATTTGACTCGGACGATTCACGAGACACATTTACTTAAAACAAAACTACGAGAGACCATACCATGACACAAGCGACTGCGGATGCGATTCGATCAGTGGTGGAAGAAGTGCTGGCGCAACTGGGGAACGGCCCCGTAGCTGCCCCTTCCGCCCATGGCGCAGCGGCCGGCAACTGGGGTGTTTTCCGGACGGTCGACGAGGCTGTTGTTGCAGCAACTGCTGCCTTCGAGCAACTTCAGGAAGCTACGATGGAGACTCGCAATAAAGCGATCAACATCGTCAAGCACATCTGTGACAGTCAGGCGGAAGAACTGGGACGGCTTGAGTTCGAAGAAACCAAAATCGGCAAGCTGGAACATAAAATTGCCAAATTGCAGATCATCAAAGATGTTCCCGGAACTGAATTCCTGCGAACGGACGCCGTAACGGGCGACCATGGTTTGACGATTACTGAATACGCCGGGTTTGGTGTTATCGGAGCGATCACTCCCGTGACTCACTCCTTACCGACTCTTGCGGGGAACTTTGTGAGTATGGTTTCCGCAGGGAATACCATTGTTTGCAATCCTCATCCCAGCGGAGCGAAAATCGCCTGCGAAGGAGTTCGCCGGTTTAATAAAGCAATTTACGAAGCGACAGGCCTCAACAACCTGGTAACCATCATCGGTGAGCCGACTCTCGAAACAGCCGAGCAGGTCTTCAGTCACCGAGGCATTAAACTACTGTGCGTGACGGGGGGACCGGGCGTTGCCCGCGCTGCTCTGGCCAGCAAAAAACGAGCGATTGTCGCCGGACCGGGGAATCCTCCCGTAGTCGTCGACGAAACTGCCGATATCGAAAACGCCGCACGCAGCATCGTGACGGGTGCCGCGTTTGATAACAACTTGCTGTGCATCGGCGAGAAAGAAGTCTTCGCCGTGGAGTCGATCTTCGATGACCTGATGCAAGCGGTCGGCCGTAACGGTGGATACCGTCTGAATGCCGACCAGGTCGCCCAACTGACGAAACTCGCTTTCAGTCCTCCCAAAGAAGCGGGTGGACATTGGGGATTGAACCGGGACTTCATCGGAAGAGATGCTTCCTGGCTCGCGGCACAGATCGGACTCAACATTCCGGCAGACACACAAATTATCTACGGTGAAACGGATACCAACAATCCATTCGTTCCCGAAGAACAGATGATGCCCTTTATTCCGTTCGTACGGGCTCGTAACGCCGATCATGCGATTGATCTCGCGGTCGAATTCGAACATGGATTTGGTCACACCGCCATTATTCACTCTCGCAACGTTCGTAACATGTCCAAAATGGGACGTCGGGCGAACTCAACCTTGTTCGTTAAAAACGGACCTTGTAGTGCGGGATTAGGCTTAGGGGGCGAAGGCTACCTTTCCTTCAGCATCGCGACTCCCACAGGCGAAGGGGTCACCAATCCGCTGACCTTCACTCGTCAGCGTCGCTGTGTGATGGTGGACGATCTTCGCATCATTTAATCCAATTAATTGAACCTGACACTATTACATAAACAAACTGTACCTGAAGAATCATCCTATGGAACTTGCCCGTGTCATCGGCCAAACGACTGCGACGATCAAGCACGACACTCTGAAAGGGTGCCGGTTGAAGATCGTGGAAGTGCTCGATGCCAAAGGGAAAGGGGGCGGTGATCCGATCATCGTACTCGATTCTCTGGGGAGCCGCGTTGGCGACCGGGTGCTACTGACTTCAGACAGTAAACTGATTGCCGAGATGCTCCAGGCGGATAACACTCCCGCCCGGTTTGCCATTCTCGGTCTGGCGGACAATTGAAGTCCGCCTTACGAAACAGATACGAATTCATGAACGTTGACCAGAACCTGATTAATGACATCGTTCAGGGGGTCCTGCAGCAGCTGCAGCCGACCGCAGCCCCGGTTACGTTGTCATCACCTTCAGTCTTCCTGGTCAAGGAAAAGTTATGGACAGCCGATTTGCTGGAGGACCTGGTTCCTGCACAAGTGAAAGTCGTCCAACAACTGCCGGGCACGATCGTGACTCCCTCGGGACGCGATTACCTTCGGCAGAATCACATTGACGTGATTCAATCAGAAAACAACAACGGTTCCAACACTACTGCTGGCATTCAAACCTGGAAGGTATTGGTCGTGAAATCGGCTTCTGCCTTTGAAAGTTGCTGGCCTGAGTTAGAACGAAGTCGGTCCACGAACTGGAATCGACAACAGGCGAATGATGTCGATTCTGCCGTCACGGAAACGATCAGTATTCTCTGTCGCGGAGAAGCTTCTGGCGTAGTGATCTTAACAGACCGACCGGAAGAGGCGGCCTGTTTTGCCAATCGGAATCATCAAGTGAGAGCGGTGGCGACCTTGTCCGCCGACAGAATGAAACAACTGAAAACGAGTCTTCAACCGAATGCGGTTTGTCTCGATCCTCAGAACTTAAGCTACATGGAGCTTCGCCAGTTATGGCGTGCTCTCAGTTAGCGAACTTTTTTAGGACGTAATGCGATGCGAATCGCGGAAGTAATAGGAAAAGTAACCTTGTCTCAACCTCACTCCTCGTTGCGAGGGGGCCGGTGGGTGTTAGCGGTTCCGCTGACGAAAGAAGGGTTACAGGGAAAGAAAACAGGACGCGGGGAACCGTTTGTCGTCTACGACGACATCGGCTGCAATGCCGGTTGCCGGATTGCCGTCAGTGAAGGGGGCGAAGCGGCGGCTCCCTTTCATCCAGACAAAAAACCAATTGATGCCTACGCGGCAGCCATACTCGATCACATTGAAGTTGAATCGAAATAACTCAACCTGAACCGAACACGATTGCTTGAAAAGCCAATAAATAAGAAAAGGTCATGACCATGTCGAATCAGTGGAACAGCAAGTTCAACAACCCCAAACTCAAAGAGCAAATCTGCGAGATCGGTCGCCGGGTCTACAATAAAGACTTCGCCGCCGCGAACGATGGAAACATCAGTATCCGCGTTGGTGAAAACGAAGTCCTTTGCTCACCCACGATGATCTGCAAAGGTTTCATGAAGCCGGAAGACATCTGTATGGTCGACCTGGACGGAAACCAATTGGCTGGAACACGGAAACGAACCAGTGAGATTCTGCTGCACCTGACGATCATGAAAGAACGTCCCGATGTAAAAGCAGTCGTTCACTGTCACCCACCACACGCAACGGCCTTCGCTGTTGCTCGCGAGCCGATTCCTCAGTGTGTGCTGCCGGAAGTCGAAGTCTTCATGGGCGAAGTTCCTATGGCTCCTTACGAAACTCCTGGTGGACAGGAATTCGCCGACACGGTGAAACCTTTCTTGAAATCAACGAACACGATCATCCTGACCGGACATGGTACGGTGACTTTCGGGAAAGACCTGGAAGACGCTTACTGGAAAACGGAAATCCTGGATGCCTACTGCCGGATTCTGTTGCTCTCCAAACAGCTTGGGAAAATCAACTACTTCTCAGAAGGTGAACAGCGGGAACTGCTGGACCTCAAAAAGAAACTGGGTTTCGACGATCCCCGGTTCCACGCCGAAGATTGTGACCTGTGTGGAAACAGTGCTTTCCGTGATGGGTACAACGAACAAATCCCCGTTCAGCGTGCTTTCGAGGCGGCTCCCAGTTACCCCGGATACTTGCAGGCACCCGCTGGTAAGAATGCGGCTTCAGGAATTCCGGTGAACAGCTCAGCCAGCAACGGTTCAGCTAATAACGGATCCGGACAGGATATGAACTCACTGGTCCAGGCAATCACCAGCCAGGTCATGGCTGCGTTGGACGCCCGTAAGTAAGGGTTCGTGGAGACACGTAACTACACGGAAGAAACAAAACAAGAAATGGGTAGCCCGGATAATCTCGAAGAGTTGTCCGGGGCGGGCAGCGACGAAACAAACGACGTTGCTCTTAGTTAATCAGGCGATATTGATCAGACACGAGTCGGACGATGCTTGACCTGGCATAACACCTAACTTCGAGATAGAAACAAGAGTATCATGAAAGTCAGTATTATTGGTGGTGGTGGATTGGTCGGTTCCTGTGCCGGGTTTGCATTGCAGGCTGGCGGGATCGTTCGCGAGATTGCCCTGATTGACGTCAATCCTGACGTCGCCGAAGGTCAGGCTCTCGACTTGCTTCATGGAAGCTCGTTACTGTCGGACCAGGTGATCGTTTCAGGCGGCACCGAGCAGGTGAAAGATTCTGACGTCATCGTCATTACGGCCGGTCTTCGCCGTAAACCGGATGAAAGCCGTCTCGACTTGATCAACCGGAACGTCGAGCTGTTTAAAAAGATTCTGGTCGACATCAAATCACATGGCACAAAAAAAGACGCCATCTGCTTTGTCGTTTCTAACCCAGTTGACGTGCTGACCTATCTGGCCGTTAAAGAACTGGACCTTCCCTGTTCGCAGGTGATTGGTTTGGGAACGGCGCTCGATACAACGCGGTTCTGCGGTATCCTGGCGAATCGACTCAACGTCCCTCCGACACAAGTCTCCGCGATGATGTTGGGCGAACATGGTGACAGTATGGTTGCCGTCTGGTCTGCCGCTCAAATCGCCGGTCTGCCCATCGATAAATACCCCGGTGTGACTCCTACCTTGCTCGCCGAAGTGGAATCCAAAACACGTGGAAGTGGAGCGGAAGTTATCAAGAAAAAAGGGGGAGCGGGTTTTGCTGTCGGTGTCGCGATTGCTGATATCGTTCACAGCATCGCTCTCGACCAACGTCGCGTTCTGCCTGTTTCGTCTCTGCAAAACGGAGCCTATGGCATTTCCGATGTCTGCCTCTCGGTTCCCACCGTCATCGGTCGGGCCGGTGTGCTCAGTCAGGTCGAAGTCGAACTATGGCCTAAAGAGATCCGAGGCATTCAGAACTCCGGCAAAGTGCTGCGAGAAACGATCGATAAGGTTTTATGACCGTAGCGGCAGGTAAGAGTAATAAGCTGATGTTCGCAAAGTAGGTCAAGAGTTACCTGACTTATCATATAGAATGAGAGAAGATAAGTTTTACCGTCTTGGTTCCCGTTCATAATTAATTTTCCAAAACCAGAAACTGGATTCATGCAAAAGAGTCTTGATCGAAAACTGAATTCCATCCACAACGATCCAAGTGGATCTAAGGAATTCATCATCGCTGATGCCAAAGATGCCGACATGGCGTTCGGGTTGAGCGCGACGGGAGAGTATGTCGATCCGGCGACTGGTCAAGTGCGCAATAAGACCTTAGGCGAATATCGGGATCAAATTCGCGAAGTCATCGCGCAGGGAATTGTAGATATCGTCCTGATGTCCGCTTCCACGGCGGAAAAACTGGCGATTGAAGAAAAGCTGTTTGAGAATTCTTTACTCACGCCTGCGGCTCGGGGCAACGATACCACCGACGTCCATATTCCACGGGGTGGTACTGCCTTTCAGGAAGCGTCGTTTCCATTTCGGTCCGCATCCATCGATCACATGATGAGTGGCAAGCTCGACCCGACCGATGCTGAACGAAAACGGGGAG is part of the Polystyrenella longa genome and harbors:
- a CDS encoding acetate/propionate family kinase; this translates as MKVLVANLGSTSFKYRLYDFPSEQQLARGGIDRIGLGDSNCFVEIGEHREEVVENIANHAEAVRICLQQLTAPETGCLDSVDEVSAIGFKAVFAGRLSGIRIVNEELLTAMENLGDIAPAHNPPYAAAMRQLMQSFPEIPLVAALETAFHETMPEEHRLYAVPYEWKTEYEVQRWGFHGASHRFIGRRIGELLGRDDLRVVSCHLGGSNSLSALVNGKSMANSLGMSPQSGLPHNNRVGDFDPFALPVLMRATGKSLEELLEDLANKSGLLGLSGLSGDVRDLEEAAAEGHARAEMALNTFAAAIKQYLGSYLAFLGGADAIVFTGGIGENSQRIREQVCRNMEWAGIVLDETANQSATEECRISTPESKTQVWVIPTNEEVVVARQTVETLEQHQK
- a CDS encoding EutN/CcmL family microcompartment protein produces the protein MFLARITGSLVSSHKVEVMTGQKLLIVEPLRVNEKDQSDLQPTGRTFVVVDPLGAGEGEVVLCVQGSSARFTKETKHLPVDAAIVGIVDTVQVGGNTVFKGSE
- a CDS encoding aldehyde dehydrogenase family protein, with amino-acid sequence MTQATADAIRSVVEEVLAQLGNGPVAAPSAHGAAAGNWGVFRTVDEAVVAATAAFEQLQEATMETRNKAINIVKHICDSQAEELGRLEFEETKIGKLEHKIAKLQIIKDVPGTEFLRTDAVTGDHGLTITEYAGFGVIGAITPVTHSLPTLAGNFVSMVSAGNTIVCNPHPSGAKIACEGVRRFNKAIYEATGLNNLVTIIGEPTLETAEQVFSHRGIKLLCVTGGPGVARAALASKKRAIVAGPGNPPVVVDETADIENAARSIVTGAAFDNNLLCIGEKEVFAVESIFDDLMQAVGRNGGYRLNADQVAQLTKLAFSPPKEAGGHWGLNRDFIGRDASWLAAQIGLNIPADTQIIYGETDTNNPFVPEEQMMPFIPFVRARNADHAIDLAVEFEHGFGHTAIIHSRNVRNMSKMGRRANSTLFVKNGPCSAGLGLGGEGYLSFSIATPTGEGVTNPLTFTRQRRCVMVDDLRII
- a CDS encoding EutN/CcmL family microcompartment protein codes for the protein MELARVIGQTTATIKHDTLKGCRLKIVEVLDAKGKGGGDPIIVLDSLGSRVGDRVLLTSDSKLIAEMLQADNTPARFAILGLADN
- a CDS encoding EutN/CcmL family microcompartment protein, with amino-acid sequence MRIAEVIGKVTLSQPHSSLRGGRWVLAVPLTKEGLQGKKTGRGEPFVVYDDIGCNAGCRIAVSEGGEAAAPFHPDKKPIDAYAAAILDHIEVESK
- a CDS encoding class II aldolase/adducin family protein, with translation MSNQWNSKFNNPKLKEQICEIGRRVYNKDFAAANDGNISIRVGENEVLCSPTMICKGFMKPEDICMVDLDGNQLAGTRKRTSEILLHLTIMKERPDVKAVVHCHPPHATAFAVAREPIPQCVLPEVEVFMGEVPMAPYETPGGQEFADTVKPFLKSTNTIILTGHGTVTFGKDLEDAYWKTEILDAYCRILLLSKQLGKINYFSEGEQRELLDLKKKLGFDDPRFHAEDCDLCGNSAFRDGYNEQIPVQRAFEAAPSYPGYLQAPAGKNAASGIPVNSSASNGSANNGSGQDMNSLVQAITSQVMAALDARK
- a CDS encoding lactate/malate dehydrogenase family protein; its protein translation is MKVSIIGGGGLVGSCAGFALQAGGIVREIALIDVNPDVAEGQALDLLHGSSLLSDQVIVSGGTEQVKDSDVIVITAGLRRKPDESRLDLINRNVELFKKILVDIKSHGTKKDAICFVVSNPVDVLTYLAVKELDLPCSQVIGLGTALDTTRFCGILANRLNVPPTQVSAMMLGEHGDSMVAVWSAAQIAGLPIDKYPGVTPTLLAEVESKTRGSGAEVIKKKGGAGFAVGVAIADIVHSIALDQRRVLPVSSLQNGAYGISDVCLSVPTVIGRAGVLSQVEVELWPKEIRGIQNSGKVLRETIDKVL